From the Candidatus Nomurabacteria bacterium genome, one window contains:
- the rnr gene encoding ribonuclease R, with the protein MKNPKNKQVTRFQAKSASDPKKPIHTKKSPKTEIIEGVISVSSRGDGYLRIREPKEDIAIIRGGLNTALHGDLVSVRVLPMRQKGSRMGEVEKIISRGRPGFSGVLEESEGMFFLVPSDTKMYTDIIIPKEKLNGAKNGDKVFGVISSWEDPKKSPIGKIEKVLGRPYENNAEMQGIALERGFDSDFPIEVTNEAKHLYDKSTHDEGVRRDMRKVPTFTIDPYDAKDFDDALSFVELPDGTYEIGIHIADVSHFVRPGTALDEEAYKRGTSVYLVDRTIPMLPDVLSNDLCSLKPNVDRLSMSAIFIMNKSGAVLNEWYGRTIIHSIRRFTYEEAQEVLNTKKGDFARELEIMNSIAKKLLKARYDKGAMSLDQEEVKFKLDEKGVPISVVRKVRTDSHKLIEEFMLLANRKVAEFISGSGKRKDRVFVYRVHDVPDKMRIADLAFFLKSLGYKLPLHEGLPKPEALNKLLEELDGHPEKNTIQTAIIRSMAKAVYSTKNIGHYGLAFDFYTHFTSPIRRYPDVIVHRLLMEYLANREIKKDSWQTYQESALYASEREKHATDAERSSIKYKQVEYMSSHVGEIFEGIISGVTEWGLYVEEKETKCEGMVKLRDLEGDIFIFDEKHMAIVGTKTKKRYRIGNSIKIKVVNANLEKKIIDYALVA; encoded by the coding sequence ATGAAAAATCCAAAAAATAAGCAAGTTACCCGTTTCCAAGCTAAATCGGCTTCAGATCCAAAAAAACCAATTCACACTAAAAAATCTCCAAAAACAGAGATTATAGAAGGGGTAATATCAGTATCTTCTCGAGGAGATGGGTATTTGCGTATTCGTGAACCAAAAGAAGACATAGCTATCATCCGAGGAGGACTAAACACTGCCCTACACGGAGATCTAGTGAGTGTCCGCGTATTGCCTATGCGCCAAAAAGGTTCTCGTATGGGTGAAGTCGAAAAGATTATCTCTCGCGGACGACCTGGCTTTTCTGGGGTGCTAGAAGAAAGTGAGGGCATGTTCTTCCTGGTTCCTTCTGATACAAAAATGTATACAGACATAATAATCCCGAAAGAAAAATTAAATGGAGCAAAAAATGGAGACAAGGTTTTTGGAGTTATTAGTTCATGGGAAGATCCAAAAAAATCTCCGATAGGAAAAATTGAAAAAGTCTTGGGTAGACCATATGAAAACAATGCAGAGATGCAAGGAATCGCACTTGAGCGCGGTTTTGACAGTGACTTCCCTATCGAAGTTACAAACGAAGCAAAGCACCTCTATGACAAATCTACGCATGACGAGGGAGTTCGTCGCGATATGCGAAAAGTTCCAACCTTTACTATTGATCCGTATGACGCAAAAGACTTTGACGACGCTCTTTCTTTTGTAGAACTACCTGATGGAACATACGAAATAGGAATTCATATTGCAGACGTATCACATTTTGTCCGACCAGGAACAGCTCTAGATGAAGAAGCATATAAACGCGGAACTTCTGTGTATCTAGTCGATCGCACAATCCCCATGCTTCCTGATGTTTTATCAAACGACTTATGTAGTCTTAAGCCAAATGTGGACAGACTTTCTATGAGTGCGATTTTTATAATGAACAAAAGTGGAGCTGTTCTAAATGAATGGTATGGACGCACTATTATACATTCTATTAGACGCTTCACATACGAAGAGGCTCAAGAAGTTTTAAATACAAAAAAAGGAGATTTTGCTCGTGAGCTTGAAATTATGAATAGTATTGCAAAGAAGCTACTAAAAGCTCGCTACGACAAGGGAGCGATGTCTCTTGATCAAGAAGAAGTAAAATTCAAGCTCGATGAAAAAGGTGTGCCTATATCAGTCGTACGTAAGGTTCGTACAGATTCTCACAAACTAATCGAGGAATTTATGTTGCTCGCAAACAGAAAAGTTGCTGAATTTATATCTGGAAGCGGAAAACGTAAAGACAGAGTTTTTGTGTACAGAGTTCATGATGTCCCAGATAAAATGAGAATTGCAGACCTAGCATTCTTTTTGAAATCACTTGGTTATAAACTTCCACTTCATGAAGGACTTCCAAAACCAGAAGCGTTAAACAAATTACTCGAGGAACTGGATGGTCATCCTGAAAAAAATACGATTCAAACTGCGATTATTCGATCTATGGCCAAGGCTGTTTATTCTACAAAAAATATCGGCCACTACGGTCTTGCTTTTGATTTCTATACTCACTTTACTTCACCTATCAGACGTTATCCAGATGTCATAGTTCACAGACTGCTTATGGAGTATTTGGCAAATAGAGAAATCAAAAAAGATTCTTGGCAAACTTATCAAGAGAGCGCACTCTATGCTTCCGAACGTGAAAAACATGCTACAGATGCAGAACGTTCATCTATAAAATACAAACAAGTTGAATATATGTCTTCACATGTAGGAGAAATATTTGAAGGTATAATTTCTGGAGTTACAGAATGGGGTCTATATGTAGAAGAAAAGGAAACAAAGTGCGAAGGTATGGTAAAATTGAGAGATCTTGAGGGAGATATATTTATATTCGACGAAAAACACATGGCTATAGTTGGTACTAAAACCAAGAAGCGCTACCGCATTGGGAATAGTATAAAAATCAAAGTTGTAAACGCAAACCTCGAGAAAAAAATAATTGATTACGCACTAGTTGCATAA
- a CDS encoding KH domain-containing protein, which yields MQDDKAFLEYVVKALVDNPDDVKIDRGVDEMGVLVTLTVNQADMGKIIGRQGNTAKAIRTLLRVIGMKNKARVNLKINEPEGGMPRQAPQASSVDQAMDDLKGI from the coding sequence ATGCAAGACGATAAAGCATTCTTAGAGTACGTAGTAAAAGCATTAGTAGACAATCCAGACGATGTAAAGATTGATCGTGGAGTAGATGAAATGGGAGTACTTGTTACTCTAACAGTAAACCAAGCAGATATGGGTAAGATAATTGGCCGCCAAGGTAATACTGCAAAAGCTATCCGAACACTACTACGCGTGATTGGTATGAAGAACAAGGCTCGTGTAAACCTAAAAATCAATGAACCAGAAGGTGGTATGCCAAGACAAGCCCCACAAGCTTCCTCAGTAGACCAAGCAATGGATGATCTAAAGGGAATATAA
- the rpsP gene encoding 30S ribosomal protein S16, producing MLMIRLQRIGRKNEAHFRVVLTDSKNSAKSGKFLEILGTYNPHESTINLKQDRIAHWVSNGAQVSDTVHNFLVKEGALKTKKKNVLSKKSPTKKRKELKAAK from the coding sequence ATGTTAATGATTAGATTACAACGCATAGGTCGCAAAAACGAAGCGCATTTCCGCGTGGTTTTGACTGACTCAAAAAATAGTGCAAAAAGTGGTAAGTTTTTAGAAATCTTGGGTACTTACAACCCGCATGAATCAACTATAAATTTGAAGCAAGATCGTATTGCTCACTGGGTTTCAAATGGTGCGCAAGTATCAGACACAGTGCACAATTTTCTTGTTAAGGAAGGTGCTCTAAAGACAAAGAAGAAAAACGTTTTGTCAAAGAAATCTCCAACAAAGAAGCGCAAAGAATTAAAAGCTGCAAAATAA
- a CDS encoding DNA-directed RNA polymerase subunit beta: MSTKTKIEKKYFSKYKKPLVEFPNLLETQLASYKWLIEHGLKEVFKEFSPINDYSEKKFMLEFTSFSLGEPKFDEYYAKANKLTYDAQLKARVKLMNKTLGGSSKEQEIFLADIPLMTDHGTFIINGVERVIVSQLARSFGVFFTDLDLKGKKLFGAKIIPARGVWIEIESDSDGVLYVRIDKKRKFSITSLLRVLGFTDESMLAAAATDEVRHILKLSIEKDPAKTSDESFIEIYKRLRDGDLATTENAKEFINSLFSSERYDLSPVGRFRFNKRFGKPMTDKDLERRTISKEDLMVIVEHIISLNNTPNSKADDIDHLGQRRVRYVGELLQQKIRVGMTQIKRNIQDRMSTIDVATALPINIINQRPLQARIKEFFTTNQLSQFMSQENVLNEIEHLRILSALGPGGLTRERAGLEVRDVHTSHYGRVCPIHTPEGPNIGLILHLSTYARVNDFGIIETPYAKVKNGVITKEIVYLNALEEEQYNIAHSGIKYTEDGKIVEDMVEARVKTEPGLIARAEVDYIDVSTNQAFSIATSMIPFLENDDANRALMGSNMQKQAMACVRPEAPLVATGMEELASRYSGRLIVAKEDGEVTYVDAKKITVENSKGKKEDYNLMSFQRTNNFSSFHQRPSVSIGDKVKKGMILADTSTTAHGQIALGQNALIAFMSWNGSNYEDAIILSERLVKESKFTSIYIEEFVCIVRDTKLGPEITTRDIPNVGEIKLKDLDEDGIVRVGAEVRENDILVGKITPKGETELTAEERLLRSIFAEKARDVKDTSLRMEHGKRGRIIGVKIFSRDQGHNLESGIIKKVVIEIAQIRNISVGDKLAGRHGNKGVISIILPEEEMPFMADGTPIDIVLTPLGVPSRMNLGQILEMHLGYAANALGYQAVVPSFCGATIQEIKGELVKAGMPESGKMKLFDGRTGEEFEQDIAVGYMYILKLHHMVEDKIHMRSIGAYSLITQQPLGGKAQGGGQRFGEMEVWALEGYGASHILREMITIKSDDIMGRSATFDSIIKGEEILPPNAPASFNVLLNYLRGLSLNVDLKKKGRTKEKLNGA, from the coding sequence ATGTCGACAAAAACAAAAATCGAGAAGAAGTATTTTTCAAAATACAAAAAACCACTGGTCGAATTTCCAAACTTACTTGAGACACAACTTGCCTCATACAAATGGCTCATAGAACACGGCCTAAAAGAAGTGTTCAAAGAATTTTCTCCGATAAACGATTACTCAGAGAAAAAATTCATGCTTGAGTTCACATCATTTTCTCTTGGTGAACCAAAGTTTGATGAATATTATGCAAAAGCAAACAAGCTTACTTACGATGCTCAACTAAAAGCACGAGTAAAGCTTATGAACAAAACTCTAGGTGGATCATCAAAGGAACAAGAAATTTTCCTTGCTGATATACCACTCATGACAGATCATGGGACTTTTATAATAAACGGAGTAGAACGCGTTATAGTTTCTCAGCTTGCAAGAAGTTTCGGTGTATTTTTCACAGACCTTGATCTAAAAGGTAAAAAACTTTTTGGTGCAAAAATAATCCCAGCTCGTGGTGTATGGATTGAGATTGAATCTGATTCAGATGGTGTTTTATATGTGCGTATTGATAAAAAGCGAAAGTTCTCGATTACTTCGCTTCTTCGTGTTTTAGGTTTTACTGATGAGTCAATGCTCGCTGCTGCAGCTACTGACGAAGTTCGTCATATATTGAAACTCTCAATAGAAAAAGATCCAGCAAAGACATCTGATGAATCTTTTATAGAAATATACAAGCGTCTTAGAGATGGAGACCTAGCTACTACAGAAAATGCAAAAGAATTCATAAATTCTCTGTTTTCATCTGAACGCTACGACCTATCTCCAGTTGGAAGATTTAGATTCAACAAGCGTTTTGGTAAGCCAATGACAGACAAAGACCTAGAACGCCGAACAATCTCAAAAGAAGATTTGATGGTAATTGTTGAACACATAATATCTCTAAATAATACTCCAAACTCTAAAGCAGATGATATCGACCACTTGGGTCAACGTCGTGTTAGATATGTTGGTGAATTGCTCCAGCAAAAAATTCGTGTTGGTATGACACAGATCAAGAGAAATATTCAGGATCGTATGTCTACAATCGACGTTGCTACAGCTTTGCCGATAAACATAATCAACCAACGCCCACTTCAGGCACGCATAAAAGAATTTTTCACAACGAACCAACTTTCTCAGTTCATGTCACAAGAAAACGTACTAAACGAGATTGAACACTTGCGTATTTTATCTGCACTTGGACCCGGAGGACTAACACGTGAACGCGCAGGACTAGAGGTTCGTGACGTGCACACATCTCACTACGGTCGTGTTTGTCCTATTCACACTCCAGAAGGTCCGAACATCGGTCTCATACTTCACTTGTCTACTTATGCTCGAGTGAATGATTTCGGTATTATTGAAACACCTTACGCGAAAGTAAAAAATGGTGTAATCACAAAAGAAATAGTTTATCTAAATGCTCTAGAAGAAGAGCAATACAACATTGCTCACTCTGGTATTAAATACACAGAAGACGGAAAGATAGTAGAAGACATGGTAGAAGCTCGTGTAAAAACTGAGCCAGGACTTATCGCGCGCGCAGAAGTAGATTATATAGACGTATCAACAAACCAAGCTTTCTCTATTGCTACTTCTATGATTCCTTTCTTGGAAAACGATGACGCTAACCGTGCACTCATGGGAAGTAATATGCAGAAACAAGCTATGGCATGTGTTCGCCCAGAAGCTCCACTTGTGGCTACAGGTATGGAAGAACTCGCTTCACGATATTCAGGAAGACTAATAGTTGCAAAAGAAGACGGAGAAGTTACATATGTTGACGCAAAAAAAATAACTGTTGAAAATTCTAAGGGTAAAAAAGAAGACTACAATCTTATGTCTTTCCAGAGAACAAACAACTTTAGTTCATTCCATCAGCGCCCTAGTGTTTCTATAGGAGACAAGGTGAAGAAGGGTATGATTTTGGCTGATACTTCAACAACAGCACATGGACAAATTGCTTTAGGACAAAATGCATTGATTGCTTTCATGTCATGGAACGGATCTAACTACGAAGATGCGATTATTCTATCTGAGCGTCTTGTAAAAGAAAGTAAGTTCACTTCTATATATATTGAAGAGTTCGTTTGTATAGTTCGTGATACAAAACTCGGACCAGAAATAACAACTCGTGATATTCCAAACGTTGGAGAAATAAAACTAAAAGATCTAGACGAAGACGGTATAGTTCGTGTTGGAGCGGAAGTTCGTGAAAATGATATTCTTGTTGGAAAAATTACTCCAAAAGGTGAGACAGAGCTTACTGCAGAAGAGCGCTTGCTAAGATCTATCTTTGCTGAAAAAGCTCGTGATGTAAAAGACACTTCACTTCGTATGGAACACGGAAAACGTGGACGTATTATAGGAGTAAAAATCTTTTCTCGTGATCAAGGACACAACTTGGAAAGTGGAATCATTAAAAAAGTTGTAATTGAAATTGCACAAATCCGAAACATCTCAGTTGGAGACAAACTTGCAGGACGTCACGGTAACAAAGGTGTTATCTCAATTATCTTACCAGAAGAAGAAATGCCATTTATGGCTGACGGTACTCCTATAGATATAGTGCTTACGCCACTTGGAGTTCCATCTCGTATGAACTTGGGACAAATCCTAGAGATGCACTTGGGTTATGCCGCTAACGCACTTGGATACCAAGCTGTTGTACCATCGTTTTGTGGAGCAACTATTCAAGAAATCAAAGGCGAACTTGTAAAAGCTGGAATGCCAGAAAGTGGAAAAATGAAACTCTTTGATGGAAGAACTGGGGAAGAATTTGAGCAAGATATTGCTGTCGGTTACATGTATATTTTGAAACTTCACCACATGGTTGAAGACAAGATTCACATGCGTTCTATTGGAGCATACTCACTTATTACACAACAGCCGCTTGGAGGTAAAGCTCAAGGTGGAGGACAAAGATTCGGAGAGATGGAAGTCTGGGCACTGGAAGGTTACGGAGCATCACACATACTTCGTGAGATGATCACTATAAAATCTGACGATATCATGGGACGTTCTGCAACATTCGATTCGATTATCAAGGGTGAAGAAATACTACCGCCGAACGCTCCAGCATCATTCAATGTATTGTTAAATTACTTGAGAGGGTTGTCACTCAATGTAGATCTTAAAAAGAAGGGTCGAACTAAAGAAAAATTAAACGGCGCTTAG
- a CDS encoding ATP-dependent Clp protease proteolytic subunit, with amino-acid sequence MSVKKQLTEDILLTRRIIYIENKEDLKVKNKITLEYASRIIKSIQYLNSKSSRPIYLILESDGGSVEAGMKIKDAIESSRSKIIGVATGDVMSIASYIFEVCSERWIVDSSHVFLHPMWVEMEFKIRLTPHTNLSDVSTAIIDRAKEQRDKMRKEQREIYNQYATRIGSKMTQMQVKRLFLAKRALTAKSVLENALADKIIKEFNFDKPGQSI; translated from the coding sequence TTGTCAGTTAAAAAACAACTTACAGAAGACATCCTCCTTACTAGGCGTATAATATACATCGAGAATAAAGAGGATTTAAAAGTAAAAAACAAAATTACCCTTGAATACGCAAGTCGTATAATCAAGAGCATTCAGTATCTTAATTCTAAGTCTAGCAGGCCTATATATCTGATACTGGAGAGTGACGGTGGAAGCGTTGAGGCCGGAATGAAGATTAAAGACGCGATTGAAAGTTCACGCAGTAAGATTATAGGTGTAGCAACAGGCGACGTGATGTCTATCGCAAGCTATATCTTTGAAGTATGTTCGGAGCGGTGGATTGTAGATAGCTCTCATGTCTTCTTGCATCCAATGTGGGTAGAGATGGAGTTTAAAATACGATTAACTCCTCACACGAATTTGTCCGATGTTTCTACGGCTATAATAGACAGGGCTAAAGAACAACGCGATAAGATGCGTAAAGAACAGAGGGAAATTTACAATCAATACGCAACCCGCATAGGTTCTAAAATGACCCAAATGCAGGTAAAGCGTTTGTTTTTGGCAAAAAGAGCACTGACTGCTAAAAGTGTCCTAGAAAATGCTTTAGCAGACAAGATAATTAAAGAGTTCAATTTTGATAAACCCGGGCAATCTATATAA
- a CDS encoding CapA family protein, with protein sequence MQKRRIKQVFLVSGLTIGSVLFGIFVAIFIFQGSVRAFTSAKAFGEQLSILGDRIRGIDNDVLSENFINKDTLSTEELSPVEITLGNISDGMYTPPETGKVIRINLESMELTQYEDGKIIKNIPVLSKGKTGSYWETPGGKYSVLYKEESHLSSFGKVWMPWSMQFFGNYFIHGWPVDNSGKPLADIGYSGGCIRLDTSDAKALYEWADIGTTVSIYSTTSEEPTSVGESSPYFLKNPKLLPKVSASAYIVGDVSSGDIILEKNMDEVHPIASVSKLMTALTALDVVHQRGTSTVSKKALSTYGENGGFYIGEKIKNSDLLFPLLLESSNDSAEIIAEQVGRNYFMRAMNTKASSIGLIQTNFDDPSGLSENNISTARDLFKMARYIHEFKHYVYDITKLEKYSNGTHTWVNTNRYLGEENYAGGKTGYTNPAKETIVALFDVPISEFENRTIAIILLQSSDRYGDTNELISYLRKNVYRGANRPIEIVENTEEPSRKVSLAFGGDVMLDRGVRSSVDRNFAGDYSRLFENLIPLKEADISFINLEGPVSDTGNNVGSKYSFRMDPKVLDVMRYAGIDIVSFANNHVGDWNKSAFNDTLSRLRESGIKYTGAGSNRSVAIEPTIIEKNGLKIGFLGFSDVGPDWVKATDTSSGILIASDPDLENIIRNANQKVDILAVSFHWGTEYSEHNARQKTLAYKAVENGAELVVGHHPHVIQDTEEYKGALIMYSLGNLIFDQYFSEETMQGLIVEVSFSGDKLESYQKKLVKLNSYFQPQEILDYP encoded by the coding sequence ATGCAAAAAAGAAGAATAAAACAAGTTTTTCTGGTATCCGGATTAACAATCGGGTCTGTTTTGTTTGGAATATTTGTAGCTATTTTTATATTTCAAGGATCTGTAAGGGCTTTCACATCAGCTAAGGCTTTTGGTGAACAGCTTAGTATTTTAGGAGACAGGATACGCGGTATAGACAACGATGTACTCAGTGAAAATTTTATAAATAAAGACACTCTATCTACGGAAGAACTATCGCCAGTAGAAATAACGCTTGGAAATATAAGTGATGGAATGTACACACCTCCGGAAACAGGAAAAGTAATCCGCATAAATCTTGAGAGTATGGAGCTTACTCAATATGAAGACGGAAAAATAATAAAAAATATTCCAGTTCTATCAAAAGGAAAAACAGGTTCTTATTGGGAGACACCAGGAGGAAAGTATAGTGTTTTATATAAAGAAGAAAGTCATCTTTCAAGTTTTGGTAAAGTATGGATGCCATGGAGCATGCAATTTTTTGGAAACTACTTTATCCACGGATGGCCAGTGGATAATTCAGGCAAACCTCTAGCAGACATAGGATATTCAGGTGGATGTATAAGACTAGACACATCAGATGCAAAAGCTTTGTATGAATGGGCAGACATAGGGACAACTGTTTCTATATACAGCACCACGAGCGAAGAACCAACTTCCGTAGGAGAATCATCTCCTTACTTTTTGAAAAATCCAAAACTACTACCAAAAGTCTCGGCTAGTGCATATATAGTAGGAGATGTTTCTTCGGGAGATATTATCTTGGAAAAAAATATGGATGAAGTCCACCCTATTGCATCTGTATCAAAACTCATGACTGCACTAACAGCACTAGACGTAGTTCATCAACGCGGAACATCTACTGTATCAAAAAAAGCTCTTTCTACTTATGGAGAAAATGGTGGTTTTTATATAGGAGAAAAAATAAAAAATAGCGATCTCCTGTTCCCTCTTCTTTTAGAATCTTCGAACGATTCTGCAGAAATAATTGCTGAACAAGTCGGGCGCAATTATTTTATGCGCGCAATGAACACCAAAGCTTCTTCTATTGGTCTAATACAAACAAATTTTGATGACCCAAGTGGATTGTCAGAAAACAACATATCAACAGCTAGAGATTTGTTTAAGATGGCTAGATATATACACGAGTTCAAGCACTATGTATACGACATAACCAAGTTAGAAAAATATTCCAACGGAACTCATACATGGGTAAACACAAATAGATACCTGGGAGAAGAAAATTATGCTGGAGGAAAAACTGGTTACACAAATCCTGCAAAAGAAACGATTGTTGCACTATTTGATGTACCTATATCAGAATTTGAAAATAGAACAATTGCAATAATATTATTGCAAAGTTCAGACAGATATGGAGATACAAATGAGCTAATTAGTTACTTAAGAAAAAATGTATACAGAGGAGCCAACAGACCAATTGAGATAGTTGAAAATACAGAAGAACCAAGCAGAAAAGTCAGCTTAGCTTTTGGTGGAGATGTAATGCTCGACAGAGGTGTAAGAAGTTCTGTAGATAGAAATTTTGCAGGAGATTATTCTAGATTGTTCGAAAATCTAATTCCCTTAAAAGAAGCGGATATAAGTTTCATAAATCTTGAAGGACCAGTTTCAGACACCGGCAACAATGTAGGAAGTAAATATTCTTTTCGTATGGATCCTAAAGTTTTAGATGTTATGAGGTATGCGGGCATAGATATTGTATCTTTTGCAAACAACCATGTCGGCGACTGGAATAAAAGCGCTTTCAATGACACTCTATCAAGACTAAGAGAATCTGGAATAAAATACACAGGTGCTGGAAGCAACCGATCTGTCGCAATAGAGCCAACAATAATAGAAAAAAATGGATTGAAAATCGGATTCTTGGGATTCTCTGATGTTGGCCCAGATTGGGTAAAGGCTACAGATACTTCATCTGGAATATTGATAGCAAGCGATCCAGATTTGGAAAATATAATAAGAAACGCAAATCAAAAAGTAGATATACTAGCTGTGTCTTTTCACTGGGGTACTGAATATTCAGAACATAACGCGCGACAAAAAACTCTAGCTTACAAAGCAGTAGAAAACGGTGCTGAGTTAGTTGTAGGACACCATCCTCATGTCATACAAGATACAGAGGAATACAAAGGAGCACTCATAATGTACAGTCTTGGAAACCTAATATTTGATCAATACTTCTCAGAGGAAACAATGCAAGGCTTAATAGTGGAAGTCAGCTTCTCTGGAGACAAACTAGAAAGTTACCAAAAAAAACTTGTTAAATTGAATTCTTATTTCCAACCCCAAGAAATCTTGGATTACCCATAA
- the hppD gene encoding 4-hydroxyphenylpyruvate dioxygenase encodes MEEQKDFLPILGTDHIEFYVGNAKQAAYYYKNAFGFEIVAYAGLETGVRDKASYVLKQNKIVLVFTTSFDPESEISQHVRIHGDGVKVIALKVPNAVKSFEETIARGAIKFMSPTEFCDVSEGSVSVSGIKTYGDTIHKFVDRSKYKGIFMPGYKPIDRNGVVSTVGLQYVDHCVGNVELGKMNEWVKFYEDVMGFKLLVTYDDNDISTEYSALMSKVVANGNGYIKFPINEPAESRKNKSQIQEYLDFYHGSGVQHIALATDDILYTVSQLRRRGVEFLHVPETYYEDVLERVKFPIEEDFEMIKKLNILVDHDDEGYMLQLFTKPVTDRPTLFFEIIQRRGAKTFGKGNFKALFEAIEREQATRGNL; translated from the coding sequence ATGGAAGAACAAAAAGATTTTCTGCCGATACTCGGCACAGACCACATTGAGTTTTATGTTGGCAATGCTAAGCAGGCGGCATATTACTATAAAAATGCTTTTGGATTTGAAATTGTTGCATATGCTGGGCTTGAAACCGGCGTTCGTGACAAGGCAAGTTATGTTTTGAAGCAGAATAAAATCGTCCTGGTTTTTACAACTTCATTTGATCCTGAAAGCGAAATCTCACAGCATGTGAGGATCCATGGTGATGGAGTGAAGGTTATTGCTCTTAAGGTACCAAATGCCGTAAAAAGTTTTGAAGAAACTATTGCACGAGGTGCGATCAAGTTCATGTCTCCTACAGAATTTTGTGATGTAAGCGAGGGAAGTGTTTCAGTTTCTGGCATCAAAACATATGGAGATACAATTCACAAATTTGTTGACCGAAGTAAATACAAGGGCATTTTTATGCCGGGGTATAAACCAATTGATCGCAACGGTGTTGTATCAACAGTAGGTCTTCAATATGTAGATCATTGTGTGGGGAACGTAGAGCTCGGAAAAATGAATGAGTGGGTTAAGTTCTACGAGGATGTAATGGGTTTTAAATTACTTGTTACATACGACGACAATGACATCTCAACTGAGTATTCTGCGCTTATGAGCAAGGTTGTTGCAAATGGCAATGGATATATAAAATTTCCAATCAATGAGCCGGCCGAAAGCAGGAAAAATAAATCTCAAATTCAAGAATACTTGGATTTCTATCATGGTTCCGGAGTGCAACATATCGCACTAGCAACAGATGACATTCTGTATACCGTATCTCAATTACGAAGAAGAGGAGTTGAGTTTTTACATGTACCAGAAACATATTATGAAGACGTCCTTGAGAGGGTAAAATTCCCAATAGAGGAGGATTTCGAGATGATCAAGAAGCTCAATATCCTTGTAGATCATGATGATGAAGGGTATATGCTCCAGCTTTTTACAAAGCCAGTGACAGACAGGCCAACGCTTTTCTTCGAAATTATCCAGCGCCGTGGAGCAAAGACTTTTGGTAAAGGGAATTTCAAAGCTCTTTTTGAAGCAATCGAGAGAGAGCAGGCAACAAGAGGTAATCTGTAA
- the trmD gene encoding tRNA (guanosine(37)-N1)-methyltransferase TrmD: MTFHIITLFPESFDSYLKESIIGRAIKEKKIKVNFYNPRKFVTGKYKKVWPDGNVSQVVDDRPYGGGPGMIIRAEPVVKAVESALKKTKKGGKTKIINFVPSGKKFTTAYAKDSVKKYSDIILICGRYEGIDARVDKILKTDKISIGDYVLTGGELPAMILVDCISRQIPGVLGKHDSLEEERVSSSEFYTRPEILEFKGKKYRVPKVLMSGDHKKIEEWKKGK, translated from the coding sequence ATGACATTTCATATTATTACACTTTTTCCTGAGAGCTTCGATTCATATTTAAAAGAATCGATTATTGGACGTGCAATAAAAGAGAAAAAGATAAAAGTAAATTTCTATAATCCTCGTAAGTTTGTAACCGGAAAATACAAGAAAGTCTGGCCTGATGGGAATGTGTCACAGGTTGTCGACGATAGACCATATGGCGGTGGGCCAGGTATGATAATCCGCGCAGAGCCTGTTGTGAAAGCAGTGGAGAGTGCTTTAAAAAAAACTAAAAAGGGAGGGAAGACAAAAATAATAAATTTTGTTCCGAGTGGTAAAAAATTTACTACAGCTTATGCGAAAGATTCAGTTAAAAAATATTCAGATATAATTTTGATTTGCGGACGTTATGAAGGTATAGATGCTCGTGTGGATAAGATACTGAAGACAGATAAAATTTCGATTGGGGACTATGTACTGACTGGTGGGGAGTTGCCAGCAATGATACTTGTCGATTGTATTTCCCGACAGATTCCAGGAGTACTAGGTAAACATGACTCTTTGGAGGAGGAAAGGGTGTCTTCGAGCGAATTCTATACTAGACCAGAAATCTTGGAATTCAAGGGTAAAAAATACAGGGTCCCAAAGGTGCTTATGTCAGGGGATCACAAGAAAATAGAAGAGTGGAAAAAGGGTAAATAA